The sequence CATCTCAGTAGTATTATTctgttagaatatttttttaaattaaaaacgaaaaacgCAATAACACCATTGTTCAACTGATTACTCATGCTGCAATGTGGCTGACAGcatgcataaaatatttaaatgcatTCAATGACCTTACACTGGGTCTTGCATATTACGAAAACTAGTTTTTAAACCagcaaataatatagaaatcaAGTTTGTTTTGGTTGGAGCTTTTTATAATAGCGTCACTTTTCTTCTAACATCatgcatttattataaaataaacattaaaaaatgtaaattgttaAAACAGCTCCAGGCAATTTAGATTAATTGGTAAAAAACAAGTTGTTAAGAAAAGAACTTTGATATCCCTGAAACAAGGTAATACTATGTAATGAaactttataatacataatgatTGTATACATTGTTATGGTTTTCAAagttcttatattttattgatcaGATGTCTTATTTCATtgttctattataattattttctttacagcTTCTTTTTTAACCATTTTTTAATCACTTATTTGCTAAACTCATcctttaaattgaatacattTCACATGGTGGTCATGTTGAAGTATGCAAATCTGTTGGATCctaatttgtttttcattaatatttttgaaatttaaagggTGTGTAATTCAATGTTAATGTTTGTTTGCTAGAATTTTTGCACCTTTCTCAACATAGAGGCAATCctagacatttttatttctctgTACTTTTGTTTAGTAGCTGTTGCCTCTCTGTTTAAGCGTTCTCATCGTTTGTTTGTGATGAGGATGTCTTATCGTTTTAGACTAtgctaatttaatataattaatatattaagcttaacatgtgatttttttgtagtgagtttattttaaaatgaacacTAATTTCTGAGAAATCACATCACTAAGCATTTATTCAGTCTCAAGTTTCTGTTCATTCAGGATCTTGTGCCACTAAATTAGCAGATATAAGTTGAGTATCACTAACATAAACAAATCAGTGCCTGGTTTTTGTCATTGAATTGTTTTTAAGTCTACAATCATTAATGATgattattaaactttattgaTTTACTGAACAACCATGTATATCCAGACAATAATGACATTAATGATATATAGACGATGTAGGGTGATGGCGAAAATGTCGCAAACATTATTTGCGACTTTTCAGTATAAGCAAGTCAATAACAATACAGGATCGCATGTTGCTGGTTGATCTAAACTCTAATCCTATTTGCAAAAGTATTTGAGAGTAACAAACGATCCTATTGCCTTTctaatttcttttctttcttacattttgaattaaaaaggtaaataatattaggtaTACGTTAGTGTGTGACTAGTTCATAAGGTCTAACGGGAGCTTGTTGATTCGCGTTTCGGTGgaatctttaatttatttcaatctgATTATAACTACTTTATTCCGATTAAATACACCTGAATGAAGAAACGTCATTTTACGTACCACCGCGACGGGAACGGCAGCGGCGATTGTCATTTgccttaattattattgcatGCACAGCTTTACGAAGGACAGGGAAGTATGCCTTTCTCAGTCGACATTACTTGAAATGTCTCTTAGGCATCCCATTCCACAGGGTTcctgattaattaatttacgtgCAATTGACTCATGCTACgacgtaaatattttaaacagacTCGCAGTGGGACAGAATAAgttgtattttatgtatactTAAGGGCTTTTACCAGgatttttatgtttaccaACTTTTGCTGTTTGAACGCAGCGTTTTGTTTCGCAACCCGCGAATTGTTTGTTTTGCAGTTTatgtgattatttttttaaattacattaacgTAAGACTTGCATGGTTCTAAGAAATTTATCACAAATAGATTTTGTTCACCGCATGATTCTATGTCCTTCTGCGCAATTCATATCGAGACTTATTTTTCACGTGTCGCTTTTTTTGCATTGgctttataagtatttaaacaGCAAAATGAGTTCAGTATCGTTAATGGGCGAGAGAAATCTTGGTAAACTTGTTTTAGCtagataaaatatagataatattgttttaaaggaATGTTCACGAATTGTGCTCACCGTTAGGGCGCAACTTTGCGTCCTGTATGTTATTAATCGCTACATTCCTGCAAAGTTGAACTCGGATTTGACATTCCTCTTATGACACAGCCTTACAGGGATGTGGACATATATACGAGCTTTTATGAAACATTTGGTTTATTCGTGAAAGTAGAAGCTTTTGTATATGACGAAAGCACTTCGCCTGTGACCCGGTACACCTGTACCCGGACACTGGCGATCCTAGAtctgttaaataatttataactaatGTTTCCCCGTACGGGTCATAATCGTGTGatgattgttttgtttaagcCGTTTACGTGGTCACACTCGCACCGTTCATGAACATGTTGATAGTAATTGAACTGATTGCCTAGGGCGAATGTGATCATGGGACCTAGGAATGCATTGTAAATAACAGCGGTAGGTCGAACCTATCGAATATCTGTGACCTAGTTTCGCTCCGGAGCCGAGGTCGGCCTCtggattttttcaaagaatgGAAAAATCCAAGGTCTGTTTGTAACGCGTTGTATGGACATCGCTTGATCGTTAACACTGACGCTAGTGAGCCGCGCTGTAGTGttgcaaatattatatttttgtagattGTGAATATAGCAACACTCGTGGTCACGTCACTACGTCACGCGTGAATGCTCGGGCTTGGGTTGTGGCGCGCTTTTGCGCGATTCTGTCCGATAGATGACGTCGCCCTGACCGCTTCACTTTCGAAACATTCGGTTCGAGCCTTTTCGACTACGATTTTGACGGGGGTACTGCGtgactaattaataattataatatacttagtGTTATTGTTTTACCACTTTATCACAAGTCGACAATATTCACTCGATGCAATTATTGTTTAGTCCTATGTAGCACTGTCGCAACACGGCGAGGCCGAACTCTGTCGTTGTCTTGGCATTTTTCGTGTAGATTTTGTGTTGCTATCGTTCCGTTTTCGATACGTTCAATTTTCTCGGGTATGGCGATTGAAAGTAAAATTGCACGAATCGTAAGCGGCGAGTACCTCGGTCAAAGTCGAGTCGTCAGAACGACGTCCCTCGGGCTGGGAGTAGTCGGCCGTGAGTGACGTGAGAGGTTGTTGCAGTGACACCTCCCCTCGGAGCCTACCCGCAGCCGCAGCCCCCGCAGGGGCCGTTCCTTCCCGCGCCGCCGCATCAGGCAGCTCCGCAGTATGGAGGTACTCGAGTGGCAATTCTAATTCAGtctttaaaatagattttctcTCCGTTCTCTAAAACCTGACGTGTTTAGTGGCGGGTGGATCGCCGTACGGCGTGGCCTTCGGCGGCGCCGGAGCGGGCGCGGGCGGCATGTACGCTCCGCCACCCTACGAGCAGCTGCAGCACCACCAGGGCATCCCGGGGTTGGGGCAGCAGCTGCCCGTTTACTCGGGCGCAGCGGCCATGTACGCGGCCGCCGCCGCCGGTTACCCGGGCTACATCGGCTACCCCGTACAGTACTACCCCTACTATCCCATGCAGCCCTCGATCCAGCCGCTTAGACCGACCATCATGATCCCGGTGAGACGCTAGATAATATCCGAAGTCAAGTCGTAGACAAAGCTATATTGAGAATATCATTTTATAACGAACGCTATTCCAGAACGGGTTCGAGGCTGGAGGTCGCTTCGAAGGCTTGGCGCAGACGCTGCTGCCCCCCGCGCCCCCTGCCGTGCCCCCCTCGCCCGCGCACCTCGCCGCCATTCAGCCCCATCAAGTGCTGTGAGTACAGTTCGCTTTTGAGCAGGAGTTCGAGGAGTCTCTACCTCGTCCTGACTGATTAATTGTATTTGATGATTTTCCCCTAGATGGCGTTAGGTAAGAGCGCGGCCGGAACCGACGGCGCCGACTCAGCACAATCTCGTATAAATTAAGAAGGACTATAGTttagcaataaataatattaattgatcTCCGCCACTTTCGGTCGGTTGTGACTAAATTCTCGTCAGAATCTGACTACTTGCCCGTGTCGTGCCCGTCACTGACCCGAAACCGAAGTCTACGAACAGTATTTAGCTTCACCtcaaaaaaccttttttttttctcaagtTTTGTCGAATATCTGTACGAACGAGCTAATCACTGCGACATTTAAACGAGAGTCCTTATACgagattttaatgaaaagagtattatattttgaatgaaaaatgattgAAAACATTTAAGGAATGCGCTTGACGTCGGTTTGATCAGCTTAGCCCGATATTTGACTGTGATGTGTTTTACTTTGCACGTCTATTCGTCACTCGACTCGTGTCGCACTTTTTGCTGAATTATTTAACATCGAAATCTGACATGTCTCCTGTGACGAATAGTACGAAAGATGAGTGAAGCTCGGGTAAAGATAGTATTACTCGGGCTCGCGATAGTATTAAGCGGGCTCGTTCCGCTGAAACTAGTTGTAAGCGCGGGTTTGAGTGCTATTTgtgaataaaatctcttttaatgttttcttaCTCCTCCGATTTACTaaacaaaagttattttttgtaaatactttGTCTCCAGTGATTCGGAATACTGTTTCTTTTAAGACACTAGAGAAACGAACGAAGAACACAAAAGCCCGCGCAACCTTTAGTGATATAAAATGATAACACAGGTTGTGCGTGACGCGAGCGGTGTGCGAGTGAGAGGGTGATATTGTTTCCATCtcgttttgtttaatatcataCGTCTGTTTCgttaaaaaatgttgttaATATTTGTCTGGTACTAGTATATGTATAGTATTGGACAATATCGTTCGGTCCTAGCCTAAAAGTTACGATAAAGCGTTGGCCCCCATTGTTAGAAAAAACCTATCTTCTTTAGATGCCATTAATCTCAAGTATTGTGTAatgtaaagtaataaaagtgGGGCACAGTGGTATGGGTGCGATggttgatgaaattttgaatcTCAAATGTATTAGCTGATTAGCTGAAAAAGCTTCTGAGAAgtcgtattttgtttatcaaatatttaaaataaaagttcacAGTTTAAAGCAGCAATTCGCCCTCCGAGGCACTAACAAAGTATtgactaaattattttgacttcagcaattgaataatattgatGGAACCCGAGCCAAGGAAAACTATTCCAGTGTTTGTTTCAGTCACAAATGGTTTACAAGGTGTGTCTCGAGGGATGTTTACAATTATCGCTATTTGCATTGATGCAATATAAATAGCCATTATTGGTAACATTCCTTGAATGTGGAATTAttagtaaaacaattttttcacttactaTTATGAAAGTCTACGCAGCTTAtgcaaaatgtattaatttattttaaatggcaaagttgtttTACTggtcataaattaaatttgcaataaaGTAAGTGAcagctttttaatatttaatttttactcgtgtattttatattgatttttgttGATCATGATTTTTCGTTGAAGCCGTTATACTTAAAATGGAAAAGGTATAAcgattaatgaaaataaaagtatgtagATCTgagaaatgttttttaaaaaggcatttaatattaactcCTCGCGTTACCGCCCATTTCTGTTTCAATTAACGGATGACGTCTTAGTATAATAAACGTTCACTTAGAACTTACCGATTCGTTATCCGTTCGTTAAATCGAGAATGAGGCATATGCAATCCCACATTGCCGGGACCATAGTTTAATTCAATGTTCAAAACCCAGGGATGAATTATTTTCTCTTAATTGATGAATCTCTTATATTTTCAATGCAATTCAATTAGTTTATCTACatataaacacaataaaatgAATCTAGACCAgcatgaattaaaaatatgattttttttaaataaagacgGATTTGTATGTAGATAAATAATCGAATGTGAGAAATAGTTAATTTGAAGCGAGTAAGTGAAAGTGGGTTTTGCTCAATCTTGTATCGACTTGAAAGTCACGTGCAATATAtagcataattattattttgtttccaataaaattataaaaatacacaagctttgttttattgatgCCGCCATTAGTTTTAAAGCTGTAAGGTATTCCTGCTGAATTACGTCAAGCGATCTGTTCTAGGTGTTTTGAAACAAGCTCGACTTTTGTTAGGTTTACTCAGTAGAAGAGTCTCAATAACCTGTGGTCGCTTTggaagattttattatttatgatttcaATGTTTGAGAAGCACTTAGGAATGTTGCTCAGAATATAATCTAATTTGTATGTCGTTGGCCTGGAGACATCCAAGCCCATAGGTTCTTagtattctttttaaatattgtgtttatgaataaaagaATAGgtgaattataatttactgctagttctcaaatcaagggcgtagaacggaagagaagaactggcaataaactctccgccactctttttcaTCGCCAAGTTTTACACAACGACTGTAAGGAGCTGTCACCACCATTACaacatgttccacatgacatcttaagtaattaataatataaaataaattaaaaacaaagatttgtcctctatcggcaaaaggcatggtgaaataggagcacacaCTAAGcgcttacattctcgtgggaatgacacgcaaatacatagtcgaaataaccgacatcaccgcatacacgaattcaagtatgaccagtcaccacaagtagcaccctttcacgagtatgacgcatggccagccatcggccccctcgccatattttagggaaagagacaacccgacgtatggacgccgccacaagcaggTTTCAATAGATGCCTGGTGAAGGCTATAGGGTACGTCACCCCAACGCTTTCAAACGCAAATTCGGAGTATTGTTCTCtcctctgggcgggagctcccaGTGCAGGATTAAGCCAGCGCGGGGCCTCTAGCAAATTCTGCCTAGGGGCCCTTGGTTTGCTTTAGGTTTTCAAGTTAaaggtataaaataaaacaaaactgttTCAAATAAACTTTCCTGGGTTTAATATTGGGAAATTTAGAGATAACACTATCAATATCTTCTATCATTCTATCACTATCAATTCTTTAACCAAATCATGCTCGATATTGAACAACGTGAGATGATTAAGACGTTCTTGGCCCATCGTGTTccttaattcatttttaataaaatttaatattgaaaaaaaacgtTCGCTACTGCAATTAGTCATGAGAGACAAGTAAACGCGCAAGGCAATATCTAAGTTTGGGAAACACGATTCTAAAGAAtcattcatttaataaaagtttataaaatcgCTGCTCCAGAGGTTCCTGGCTCTTGCTTCAATATCTGAAAATGTGGATCGCATTGCTTGGACGCATATTCCGTATGAAGGTCTTGATCAGACGACTGCAGCGAAGCACTAGTCGCTTGCAAGCGTTCTAGGATTCCGTTCCACGTAATTGTCATGATTCCTGTTTCAAACTTATTCATCGTTGAAACTACTTCGAAACTTTATTACGGCACTCCGCTATTAGATCAACTTTATTGAAAATGTCTTCTAAAACTTGTTTAATAGTGATAAAACCGCATGAAAGTGCCTTCGTAGCATCGGCTCGGGCTGACCATCTCGTGTCTAAGACGACCCCATCGATAGTTAGGAGCCTTAATTTGCATGATTGTTTATAAAGGAAATATATGTTGATATGTTCAGCTATGGGCTATTAATTCTAAGAAGCctaaataatttctattgtGAGCTGAACCAACAATTTCGTCATTAGGTTTCATGTGAAcacataaaatgtataatttttaattgtataacttttgtcatttttaaattacccgcatttttacttgaaactcTGAAACACCTTGCTCTTAATCTACGGTCACTAGCTTTTAATAatctcgaaaaaaaaaaaaaggtcaGTTGTATTCActcataaaattaatcaatgttttataataaatcaaccAACCACAGtggaaatttaaatagttcaCCTGTTTCctgaaaatacttaaaatcgATTAGAAAAGTACAATCTCAACTACGTAAACTcgcaaaataaatgtatacctacctatataaaaatttaaatttggccGCTTGAAGGGTAGAAATAACATGCTAGTCTAAATATATCGCATACTAGGTGGCGCTTCACGGCACGAGTCGACACCCGACGTCACATAGTTCTAGGTAAACGCTATGTTAACGTTACGTTTGGGGTTGTAAAGAGACAATCTAATGTTGTAcaactttattaaaacattacacATTTTATATAGCTTTCGTGAACTTCGAAGAGACGTATGAACTTTCGAATGGAAACAAATTATTCCTAAATAAATGCAATAAGCACCCGACGAATCGCACGAGCCTATCGCCTGTCCGTCTTGCCGACGCCCCTTTTGCCAGAAAACAAGTGTTTGGGCATCTTGGTGCCGATGAACCTGTCGGCCTCTCCCTTGAGACCCATTTTCTTGGTTTTCTTCGAAATCGCGATGTGGGCCATTTTCTTCGCGCGCCTTTGCATCTGCGGAAAGAGAAAAAGATATTCGGATGATTCTGTGAACATTGAATTAAACGAAGCCGCCGTAATAAGTGGAACGTGGATCTTACGGCGACGTCCTTGACGCCCTGTTCGTCTCTGGCGGGCCTCGAGACGGACCTCGTGCGGGATTGAGACTCGAGCCGCGCTCGCTTCGCCGGAGCCGACGCGGAGCGAGAGCGGGAGCGGGACCTGGTGAAGTGGGCCTCTTTGCTCTCCGACATGTCCACGCCTGTCATTTTtgcaataaagtaaataaatagataacttCATTTCGATAACCGTCAACCCATGCCGGAGAACTACactacattataaatataaaacaaaatgcaaaGAAACCTTCGAAACTCACCCAAGCCTTCCATCTGCCGCCTGAGCTTGTTGGTGGACCTGTCCCTGTCCCTGGCGCGACTGGTCCTCGGCATCACCGGCTTCGTGGACTGCTTCACCAGGCGAGACTCGTCCTTTAAGATCGCCTTCTTGTTGCTGTAAATCAAAATGGCCGGAATGAGATTTCAAAAGAAACCTAGCTGAAAAGGCGCACATTAGAAGGTACCGACCGTATCTGGCGGGCGAGGTCCCGAATTTCCTTCATGGTCTCGTCCAGCTCGATCTTGGGCACGGCGTACATTCCTCCCTCCTCACGCAACTCTTCTTCCTTCTCCAATTCAGCCAATTTCTGAAACGaatcaacaaaatataatttccagCACAGAACTAGGCCACGCCTTGCCACAATTCATCTACCGAGAGTACCTCAAATATTTCTGGGTCGATGTAATCCGCGATGTTGTGTCCCTCCCAGAACTCCGGAATGGGGTCGTGACGCTCCTCCTCGGCTATCTCCGAGTAGTTCTTCTGAAGATCTGGAAAACACGATCGACTCGTTCAAATCGATTCTAACCTCGTCGCGTCGCCTGAGCGTTCGACGGGCCTCACCGAGAACATAATCGTCGCCCTCCTCGAGCTCGATCTCCCTCTCGAGCTTCCTCTTCCTGTTCTCCTTCTCCATCTTCTCCCTCTTGGCCAACACTCGAGGGGGGATCACGGGCGGACGGATCTTGTCGTCCCGAGGCGACGGAACCGCCACGTGCAAGCGATTCAAGATGCCATCCACCTGCGGACGAATATTGCTCTTATTGTGTAAGAAGAGCTCTGACCGTGGAATTTAAAGTCTCCTCTGTCGTATACCTTTTTAGTCCTCATCTTCTCGGTGACCCTGTGGCCCAGGAGCCTCTCGCAGGCCTCGATCTTGACCTCCTGAACCCCTTCCTCCGTGAGGGTGGACGTCCTCATCACGGGCACCGTGCGAAGCTCCGAGTTTCCGTCGGCGCTGATCGAGAGGAACCGACATTCTTATTTAATCACTCTAAACTTGGGGTAACTTTAGCatgtgtatattaaataataattaattatattagacAAGGATCTTCGTAGAGAACAAAGCAACAATACTCACTTGACAATATTCCCTTTAGCACAATTGGCTTCGAGCTCTTCGATGAGAGCTCTCTTCTGCTCCGGCAACTCCTCGGGCTTCACGACGTCCATCTTATTGAGGACCACTATGAGCGGCTTGTTGCTGAACAGTGGCTTTATACTCTCGAAGAGCGATATCTAAGGTTGAacaaactttatataaaatacttccACTTTTTGTTTGGCAGATTCGATTTCTTTGCAGCGTTggccttcagcgtgcgactctcatcctcgaggtcataggttcgatccccggatgTGCACCGATGgtgtttatttctatttaacattcgctcgaacgctTAAGGTAAACATCGTGACGAAACCGGCTCGCCCTAGACCgaaaaattcgacggcgtgaGTCAGGCAcggaaggctgatcacctactgtGCCACTCGCCTGTTAAATTGACAATTTAAGATGCCACGTTTCATGTCACGGGTATACGTACAGAGTACAGACATACATACACCATTTGACAGATAATAATGTCGGCCAATAATGACTGATCAGCAATATTACATTGAGCTCAGCTTTGATGAGGCCACATacaaaacatacataataaagttttaataaataattatttgtaatctaTCATAACCATTATAATCACTCACTTGTTCCTCAATACTGTGTCCACACTGTTCCGAAGGATCTATGAAGTAGAGAACGGCGGCTCTCAAGTGCGCGAGAGCAGTGACGGCCTGCATCTCGATCACGTTGCGCTCCTCCAGCGGATGATCCAAAATACCGGGCGTGTCTATCACCTGGTATTTACATAGTATGTACTGCACTATTCATGTGCTAGTAGACTTAGACaacatacacataaaacaaatacattcatacaatttatgtGGTTCGTAAATGGTTGTCCGCCtgttagaaaatgaaaaacagtGTAGGTATTGACATAAGTATGCTatgataatgaaataaattggcataaatatataagaataataataatataatttaaaatagttatttacagttcttaaaaaatacaacagtGATAACATACCTGCCAACGCAAGTACTTGTAGTCAGTGTGTCCAACGTAAAGACTTTTAGTTGTAAATGCATAAGGCTGAACTTCAACATCGGCGCGAGTGATctgaaaaatgttaaaaatattctcgTATACtgctataataaatatgttcttttgtaacattaataaatcaaatgaTAATgacaaacaattaaatattcagtcataatattttactatgaTAGCTATAGTTTACGTCAAACaaccaaataaataatctgttTATCTCATTAACAACCCTTTAAAACTTTACCTTATTAATGAAGCTTGATTTTCCAACATTAGGGAAGCCGCAGATAATGATGGTGCGTGTGTATGGGTCTATGGATGGTAGACGAGACAAATGTTGCCGTACCTAAAATTCACAATGGCTTATTGGctaatatagtaaatatagtgttgttcgaaatacataattttaattttatttaatttgatgagggtgatctcaaatatttttacacggCCGATCGACACATCATTTTTTGTTAGTCGTTGTTTAGCTTGTCGGGTTACGTGTTCTCGTGCGTctagcatttttattttgaatatatacttttgttaaatatagatGATTAATAGACACGTccactatttaaaattgttagtgAGTGTTTAGTGCGTGTTTGAGAACTATTGAGGCAAggtatcaataattattatcagtcTAACCTCTTTTTGTGCCCATACTAACACTTATCCAAATCCTTACGGCTGATATTATTGTGTGCCTATTTTCCTGTAAGGAGACATTGAAGAGGTATGTACTCaggacttattatttaatatgaattgtgtatcgacggccaccgaaccgttctttgtgatacataattttttggtAGCAGAGCGTGGttctattttagtaaataattgttCGGTAGTATAAGTCCTGGGTGCATGActtattaatgtattaattttttttttgtttgtagggattatagttttttttaaatagtgttttaaatcgttttttgtaattagttATATTCGCcgtttcttattattttttttcttaaattttttgtgctatTGTTTGTACTCATATACTTTTATAATGGCGGTCTCGCACAAGGCACAAATAGCTGGTGTATTACGGTGGCTAGGATCGgccgttttaaatatttcgcgAAAAGATCGCGTTCAGGCGCTTCTATCAAGAAGTGACGCGTTAGAGGATAGAATgaaagatttatataaatcgtATCAGGCATTACTTGAGTTGGGTTTGGAACCGGAGGTGATGGACAAGGTTTCTGCAGACATGGATCAGGCTGAGGATTTGGCTGATCAAATTAGGGAAGCCGTTGGGATTATTAAATCTTCGGTTAATCAGTCAAATAACCTTCAATCGAAGGATAGTTTAACTTTTTCAAGTGGTATTATAGGTAGGTTACCCAAACTAGATTTGCCCCATTTTAGTGGCGATTTAAGCCAATGGGTGgcgtttattcatttatttgataGTTTAGTGCACTCAAGAGTTGATTTAACATCTGCTCAAAAGTTGGCATATTTGTTGGCTAGTCTCACCGGGGAGGCTAAAGGGTTAGTCCAACATTTAGTACTTGTGGacaataattatgatataGCTAGAGATTTACTTATGCGGCGTTATCAAAACATACGTAAGCTGGCGGATAGCCACGTAGAtgtcatattaaatttacagaGTAACGTGCAGAGCCACAACTTAAGAATTCAAGTTTTAAATCCTTTATTAGTGGCAATTAATGCCTTAAGGGGTTTAAATTTACCTGTAGATAGTTGgtcttttattttgttgcaTATAAcgttacaaaaactaaatttagacATGCGCACCCGATTTGAACAGGCGTATGGTGGAGATTCATCCACTCATCTTCCCTCGTTTGATgaattgattttgtttttagagGATGAGTGTCGCAGACAGGATAATGTTCCAGCGCCGTCCACAACGCCGGCCCCAATTTCTACTGGGCCGCGACAACAGCATATGCGCTTAGTACGACGCCCTGACCAGCGAGTTTATAACGTGGCAACTCAACATCCAGGCAAACGTTGTGTTTATTGTCGAGTCCCTGATCACACCGTGGTGTCATGTCAAAAGTTTTTGGCATTACGTTTTCAAGCACGACGTAATATTGCCAGACAGCGGAAGTGGTGTTATGGTTGTTTAGGTAATCACCTGGCATCACAATGCCAAGTGTCACGACCATGCAAACAATGTAATGGCAATCATCACATTATACTTTGCGGTAATGCGAATGGTTCACCCCAATCAGCTGCACCGGCACGGGAGTTTGTTGAAGCCATTCAAAATACAGGTGATCAGTGGACTGGTGGTGTGCAGGTTAGAACCCATACTTTTGGTCATACTTCCAGGCACCAAACAGAATCCGGTTACGATAATTACCATCGGAGGCGGCCACCACCCTCCAGGGGCGGGGGAAACTTAAGGTCTCATAACAGGCCTCGTGTCACCTCTGATCAGCAACAACCTCC is a genomic window of Pieris napi chromosome 13, ilPieNapi1.2, whole genome shotgun sequence containing:
- the LOC125055442 gene encoding splicing factor 3B subunit 4-like; protein product: MADKKVTPPLGAYPQPQPPQGPFLPAPPHQAAPQYGVAGGSPYGVAFGGAGAGAGGMYAPPPYEQLQHHQGIPGLGQQLPVYSGAAAMYAAAAAGYPGYIGYPVQYYPYYPMQPSIQPLRPTIMIPNGFEAGGRFEGLAQTLLPPAPPAVPPSPAHLAAIQPHQVLWR
- the LOC125055430 gene encoding nucleolar GTP-binding protein 1 is translated as MSLYNFKKIAVVPTAKDFIDIILSKTQRKTPTVVHKHYKITRIRAFYMRKVKFTQQNFHDRLSRIIQEFPKLDDVHPFYADLMNVLYDKDHYKLGLGQLNTARHLIDNVAKDYVRLLKFGDSLYRCKQLKRAALGRMATIMKRQSANLTYLEQVRQHLSRLPSIDPYTRTIIICGFPNVGKSSFINKITRADVEVQPYAFTTKSLYVGHTDYKYLRWQVIDTPGILDHPLEERNVIEMQAVTALAHLRAAVLYFIDPSEQCGHSIEEQISLFESIKPLFSNKPLIVVLNKMDVVKPEELPEQKRALIEELEANCAKGNIVNADGNSELRTVPVMRTSTLTEEGVQEVKIEACERLLGHRVTEKMRTKKVDGILNRLHVAVPSPRDDKIRPPVIPPRVLAKREKMEKENRKRKLEREIELEEGDDYVLDLQKNYSEIAEEERHDPIPEFWEGHNIADYIDPEIFEKLAELEKEEELREEGGMYAVPKIELDETMKEIRDLARQIRNKKAILKDESRLVKQSTKPVMPRTSRARDRDRSTNKLRRQMEGLGVDMSESKEAHFTRSRSRSRSASAPAKRARLESQSRTRSVSRPARDEQGVKDVAMQRRAKKMAHIAISKKTKKMGLKGEADRFIGTKMPKHLFSGKRGVGKTDRR